AAGATTAAGGTTGTTGCTCCACCGGAGAGAAAGTACAGTGTCTGGATTGGAGGATCCATCCTTGCATCACTTAGCACCTTCCAGCAGGCAagcctttgttttttttttccacattCTCTTGCATATATCTTTGCCATTTTAAACTGCATTTTCAACTGTGTTGTGGCTAAACTTAAACTTGTTCTGTGCTTTATCAGATGTGGATTTCTAAGGGCGAGTACGATGAGTCTGGTCCATCCATTGTCCACAGGAAGTGTTTCTAAGGTGCTGCTGCTATTTTTACTTGTTTGCGAGttccttttttttgttctttcccGCTAAAGCTATTATGTCAACCACAGTGAACTCAGGTCTGCTGTTATAGGCAAGTCTTTGAGATGGGGCTATGAAAGAAGGGCGATTAAAAACATTGTACTACTGCTGATACTATTTCATGTTTCCAATGCAATGATGGTTTATATTCTGTACACATTTGACAGAGTGCAAGCCTCTTTTGTCTGGAAATATCccttcttgaacttgaactctTTAGATCGTTTGTAGTTGGAGAGAGTGATTGTGGTgttgtttattattttgttggggtcttttctttcattttctctGTTTTGCTATTCTATGGTACTACTTTTTTATCTTGGGAACAAATATGTCAATATTTATTGAATGAGAATTTTTGTAGTATTTTCAGACTTTGGAAATCTGTTGTGTAGTTTATGTGGATGATGTGGGGATTGAAATTTCTGTGGTCATATCTGTTCTTTTATGATATGGCAATGCATGGCGTTTTCATCTGAATTAGGAGGGAATTAATTGAGTTTGGCTTTTGTTTGAGATGGGACAAACTGGCCATATAGATAATCCATTTCTTGTTAGGCCAATGTTTTTTCAATTATAACAGATATTGACAAAGAATATATAAACACAATTTTGAGAAGAAGGAATTACACTCCCTATCACaaccaaataataataaaaaaaggagaaattatTATACTACAAATCTCTTGCCTATAAATTTGTGGTGGAATAATTATTCCTTGTTGGCTAATGCCAATCTTCTGCCTATggcaaggcttatgataaagtgtTTGATCCTAATAGGTGAAACGACATTGTTGGGTAAGACCTATAAGGAGTTGGGTGGTCCGGATTGGAGTCATGATCGAATatgacatttattttgtggactTAATTAAGAAAGAAAGTTGCATTTTTTCTATCAACTTTACCttttaacataataataaatgTTTGATCCTAACATTCCTATTTCAAATTGATCTTATTCTTTCAAAATTATTCTTGTTTACATAACCTAAAACCATTAATAagtttttctttgattaaaGGTAAGCTAATAAAAACACTCTTTACTTAAGAATGAGTAGTTTCTCAAGGGGTGTACATTGCTTCGGCATAAATACTATTCAAATATTTACAAACAGTGAATATTTGCATATATTTGTTAGACATGAGTATTTACTCTTgtcatttcattttatttggcTTGATTTagagtaaaaaaaatatcaaactaaCTAATATTTGTTACATTGAATCTTCAATTATTTTAAGAGAAAATTTTATATGTTTAAAATTTACGTAAAAAGTGATAATCAAACACAACTTGTTAACTTTCACaaacctttttctttttcaattttaacttggaattctccttttttttcttctaacttTAACAAAAGAATGTTGTCCAAATCAATGTTTCCTTAATTAACTCAAGACATAAAATATTCTGGAAGATGCGTGAATcgtacaataatatatttttatgtctTGGTAGGTGATCATGTGGAGAGGttgcaatttattttttattttaaaaaggcattatttaattaaagtaaTTAAAAGGTTTGATTTAATACTACTAATTAAAGATAACACAGCTGTACATGATAGACGCTTTTTCTTTGCTCTTTTAGGGATTTGGTCCAGTCATAAGAAACCAGCTCATGTAAAATTAGACGCATGTCACGGATTTGAATTTTGTGcccaaaaaatataatagaaagGGCTTACAAAATACATTGTATTCACACGTATATAAAATCTAATTCTAACTAAATCATATGAATATAATATCTAATTGtaactatatatgtatatatgtgtggtAAATATGTATGCGTGTGTTTTCAAAGTAGAAATTAAATGTATGTGTGCCaactatatttgtatatatcttTTCAAAGCACAAGCTGGATGTATGTGTGTATGTAAAGACACCAGTTGTATGTGTGACCAACTTGATCAatatacaataacaacaatctaGTGAAATTCCATAACGTGGGGTTTAAGAAGATAAAGTGTACCCAGACCTTATTCCTGTCAAGataggacgactgttttcgagagaccctcagctccaaaaaaagcataaaaagaggttatgTATATAAAATGTAAGTAAAATTTATGTTGTATGTATGAGAGATCCAACACCTAAAATGGCGATAGATGAGATCCCCGACTAAGCAATGTCAGCCAACTGAAACAGTCACGAATTCCGGCAACGGTAGACATATCAGGTTTAGATGGCCTCACCCTCCCTCCCTTTTTCCCAGTTTAGTAATTGGCATCAAATAAAAGTAAGggtaaacttttatttttaaaagtagGGGTAAACTTGAGTGTATCAAGTTGGCAAATCAGTGGGTAACCAATCTTTTCAGAAATGCTCAGCACATTTTgattattctcttctaaataaATCCATTTACTGACTTTTTCCATGTGCTTTATTTGTTAATTAAAGATGAACATCTGAAATTTTCAACATaccataaaataatatagtatattAAATAAGAGTTTGGGACCATTACCTTCTATATATTACACTAAATTAATGTATATAATATCAGTATTGTTGATTGTCTTATCAatgatcataattgaacccAACAATAACATGTTGTAAACACTGCATCTTTTAAGCAAACCCAAGAATGTTGCTtagttgttttatttatttatttatttttctcttagtAACCAAGAAATTAGAGATCACAAAATCAAGCATTAGTTGTTTGTTATTTCCATTGTAATTAAGGCACCAAAATTGctaattgaattgaatttatTCAGTTAAATATAGGTGCTGTTTGGCCCCAAGTTCTCAAATATTCTTGACAAGTTATTTTTGGGAGAAATTTTGGTGAAGTTTCACCATGCGTTTTGCCTCAAATTTTCTcaagttttggtgaaatttccaaaaatattattttgtaactgtaagttctaaaaatgattaaaaataccTATAaatttgtgttatcattttataatgaacatgttccgttaaaaaaaatcttataacataattgataacaatcaacaacaaaataacattatagacaagagcaatacattaatcgaattaaaaacaaattattcttttttccaAATCTTGTCATTCAAACTAGTCTTTTTCGGAGGAGGTAATaccaaactattcttttataaaatctttccACATTCTACGAACAATCTCTTCCCGGCAAGCTTTCATTTCTAGATTAGATGACCGAAAAGACGAAACAATATTGTTACTTTGAGTCGAttgttcatcattttcatcaacgATCATATCATCACTTTCATATTCAGTGAATATTTCATagataagttttatttaagAGAGATTAATGGTATTAATTGATCGTATTAATGAAataagttggtagataaatattcagttgaaattaataaatgattgatgtttttataaaatataaaagtttaggATTGTTTTTAAAATTTCCAGAATATTCCATagataagttttatttaagAAGGATTAATGGTATTGATTGATCGTATTAATggagtaagttggtagataaatattcagttgaaattaataaatggttgatgtttttataaaatataaaagtttgagattgtttttaaatttttaaatcttTCCAAGTTCTAGTTTCTTttagaacttgggaacttggaaattttgccaaatatatttgtcaagtaATGTCAAATTGTATGGACAAATACAGTttcccaaaatatttttcaagtttttcccaAAAACTACTTGGGGTCAAACGATTACATAGAATTGATTTCTCATATGATCACCCAACTAATATTTATTATCTTAAAAAATTCACCCAACTAATATTTATTatcttaaaaaattaattttcttaattgaaaaaatttgaaatcaagaaTCACATCGTAACTAATCGGTTCTCATTTCATCCTTGAGCACTATGGTGGAAAACGTAGTAGACACTACTATATGTATAATGGATATAAAAGTATATGacttagacactaattttataatatgaTTGTAAAGAAAGCAATTTAATTAACCTCATATATTCCCTTTGTTTCGTAACTTTGAAGAGTAGAGAATTATTGGCTTTCCTTTTGATTGAAGCAAAATATAAACACATGAAACATTTCTCTTTCTTTGtcttttttgttttatatactttttattttccttaatgacaagttaattttttaaagtaattGAAACAGATAGATTActgccatatatatatatatataatttaaatctcCTAAATACAAAATTAGAGGTTGACTTAGTGGTTTAGCATGTTCAAAATTCACCTTGAGGTTTTAAATGCAAATCCTAAATACTATATTGTTATTTTTCAAACCTTTTTAGAGAAAATTCTGCATTCGCCACTTCTATCACTCATGAGTATTTAAAAATCTAGTAAGTAATTACAAACTACCCTTGGATAATATTCTTACTTGTTACTGCTATGAGAACAATACGTTTTGATGGATTTTTAGTACAAAGGTTGTAGTATCCAATTTTGAAATATCAATTCTGAATTCTGATATTGATCTTTTAAGTTCTTTAGAAGTGTAATTGGAAACTatcccaaataaaataaagatttaCATATTTGGGAATTACACTTTAATTCATGGTCAACAGAGAGAAAATGAATataaaactcaattataacACCTGTATTCATGGCCAACAGATAGAATATCAGAGAAAATTTCAACTGTTCGCATGTATGTGTCGTGAATTGTAGCACTTAAAAATGACGAAAGGCATAGTCGATGAACAACATGTAAATATCTTTATACTACCTCTTGTTAGTTTTGAGAAATGAACAAGGCTAGATTAGTCGAAATATGATTATCGTTTCAAAAATTTAAGATGTGTCCTGCTTTTTCAGGATAAGAAGGGGTGGATGAGTCAatgactaatttttttttttaatgtgcaGGCTACTATCAATATCATGCTATAGTAATTTATCCTATAGCCCTCGATCCAATATTGCTAGTGTACTAAACTACTAATTGCCCTAGCTAGTCCCTAGATAGATGCAAAAAGAGTATGTACTATAATAGGATAAAACAAAAATCACCTTTTGCCACAAGTTAGTATTACTCCATATGTTATTGACAAGACATTTGTGCATGCCTATTCAGCTCccatttcataattcatattagcTTGGTGATTATATAATTtgattgaattaattaaatctaCTCCATTTGATTgtatcttttccttttttgtatAGCCGTATCCGTAAAAAAGACAACaatttgttttaatttgatACCAAAGAACAAGCCAAAAATAAAGAGTGTGTGTGggtggtggggtggggtggtgCCGTGGTGGTGGTTACAACAGAGGTGGAtgcataataaaaaaaaaaataggatagTAATCACCCTAAATACTTGGATCAACTAGTTTATAAAACCTATACGTACAATATGGATATGTTGTGTATAttttatacaaataaatatatatgtactacACATATAATATACATTCAATCCTTTAAGAAAAAACTTGACTGGAAACTGAAGATTTGATGGTAAGGACACTTAAGCAGTCAGACCCCAGGTTAAAGAATACAGAAAACGAGCCAACGGTTCAAGTTATTtatacataacataacatatatGTTGTCTATATTTCAGACAATGATAAATTTTCCTTCAGGGGTTTGCTTGATTTGAAGACCAAGAAAGAATGAGAACTCTCCCATAATGCTCATTTTAAATTCTCCTTTCATAAGATTTGCAAAATTCTCACACAAAGAGGTGTTAGagctttcaaaaatattatcatcaaCGTATATTTGAACAATGAAAAGATTTGAATCAAGTTTTTGAGTAAAGAGAGTGGTATCAAATTTTCctcattgaaaattatttaagtAGGAAAGTACTTAGCCGTTCATACCATGCTTTAGGGCTTGTTTCAAACCATAAAAACTATTCCtcgttcatatatatatatataacacttGAATTCATGGCCAACAGAgagaaaatgagagaaaacTCAATTGTTTGTGTGTATGCGTCGTTATTTGTAGCACCTAACAAGGATGAAAGGCATAGTTGATGGACAACATGTGAATATCTTTGTACTACTTCTTGTTAATCTCAAGAAATAGAAAAGGCTAAATTAATCAAAAGATGATTATCGATTCAATAATATAAgataatgactatattttttttttctatgtgCAAGCCACTATCAATATCATGCTATACTAATTTATCCTATAGACTTCGATCCAATATTGCTTTAGGGCACTAAACTACTAATTGCCCTAGCTAGTCCCTAGATTGATGCAGAAAAATATGTATTATATAAGGATAAAACAAAAATTACCTTTTGCGACAGGTTACTATTACTCCATAATAGTCCATATGTTAATGATAAGACATTTGTGCATGCCTATTCAGCTCccatttcataattcatatggaGTGCTTTATACTAATAATTCATATACTTTAtactaataaatatatatttactacACATATAATATACATTCTTTTGCAAGCCTATAATAGAGATGAATTACTACGTTCAATCCTTTCAGATAGGACTTAGCTGGGAACTGAAGATTTGATGGGAATGACAATCAAGCAGTCAAACCCCaggttaaaaaataaagaaaacgagccaatatttcaagttatatatacacaatataACGTATATGTTGTTTATATTTTGGACAATGTAAACTAGTTAGCCGAACGGTATAATATAATCGGGAAATGTATATCGAACTATGTTAAAATGCTTGTTAGAATTGCTTCATCTAAGGAAAACTAATtgacttcaaaaaaattgagtaCAAATTTATAAACTAATTTGAAGGAGCAAAGAACTTGAGAAGAAATAAAAGCAAAGAAAGAACCCATAATTAGAAATCGAATTAGAACAAGTGATGGAGTGTGATGCATTTCTGCTTTGTAATTTGtaaattgataaaaaatttCCTCGtggaatatgaagaaaaaacaataaaatttaGCGCTAAAAATTGActtttaaagtttttaaaatttaataacaagttgatttttgtatttttggtgTTAAAATAAGAgttgatttttgtatttttggtgTTAAATTCttctatataaatttaataattactTTGTTAATTTCTTCCAAATATATAGTAAATAAAAGATATCATATTTATCACAGTTAGAGGTGTTCACGAGTCGGTTTGGCTCGGTTATTGGTCAAAACtaaaaccaaatcaatttaatctgtttcaaaattattaaaatcaaaccaaatcaaataaaatatacattcaTCGGTTTGGTTGTTATAGGTttcgatttggtttggtttggttgtTCGGTTATTAACTATAcacagaaataaaataaaagattcattcaaaagagaaaaaaaagacaataattcattcaaaaaaataaattgtcttCGTTGCATTTtggatcttataattcttatacccaaaactttaattatgtttaacttTCTGCTTATATTGTTAGCTAATCCAATGTactaaacaacataaacttaCTGAATAATGCATAAGCTAATGATATAGTTGTACTAATAAAAGACGTATCTTatcttactattttaaattagtgtactgtatttttttccataaaaaagtgttcacaaaaaataatatatatatatatatattcttccatttttttgaacaaaaccaaaaccaaattaaccaaatattatcggtttataaaaatgtaaaaccaaatcaaaccaaaccaaataaaaaattaatttatttgatttgtttgatttgatttttcgaTTTGAATCAGTTTTTATCCAAACCTTGAACACCCCTAATCATCGTTATgaaaaaatagtttattttaGATTATAGTGAGAAGTGAGACACACGTTTAAAtgcttaaaatataatttttagaaaGTGGATTATTTTCCTCTTAGAATAATTTACCCCAATAGCAGAAACACAGTTGACTTTAAATCATTATTCTTCTCAATTTTAGTTGAAATAGATTATTTGTCATTAAGGGAGAGGCAATTTTTCTCCTTAACACTGGCTAAAATTATCAGTGGACTTGTCTGTTCTTGCTTTAATAATTGATATAGTGCaattatatttcttcttttttggtgATTTGTCTACTCACATAACATTAATATAAGAGTAAATTCTTGTCCAGTTAATACCTTAATTTTCCCATTAGTCTTGTCAGGGGAGGGGAGGAGCTAGTATTCCGCATGTGAATTCTGTCGAATTAGTAGAGATTttgttcaaataatatatttgtagattatttttttttattcgatatataaataaaaaatataattctaGACGCATTTGTATACATCTTGAGAGGTAGAAGGGGGGAGGGGGATGAGGAGTGTTGGAGGCCGGTGGAGAGCACACAATGATCAATTCTTtccattgcatcctatgatgaATTATAACATTTCTTTATTTCCATCTaggaatattttaaaagataaacCCCTGCTACTTGTTAACATATATTCTCTTGATTTCCATTTGTATAGTgttccaaataaataaattaacacaaTTTATTTCTGACAGGAAGAAGAGGTTAATTTAGAAAaggaattttaatttatatacagTTGATGATACAATTTGCAAAAGTTTTGCAGCCAAACCAACGAACCCCTTAAAAATCTACATAGGCATTGGCCTTTTGGCTTTTGCTATCTACCTAAATTTTcctcaaaataaatttaaagatAAAAGAAACGGGAATTTTAGCAACTCACTTAATTGACTATATCTGAACTTTCACCTTATTAGCAAAGGTTTGATTCCTACCTATAATCAATTGAATGATTACAAGAAAGCTACTAATTGAGTGTATGTTACATATCAATCAGCTACTAGTTGAGTGTATGTTACATATCAATCAATTGAACTCTAGATACTAAACTAATTGTTTTCAACCTAATTAATGCTAGATATCACACCTTCACGTTGGAGAGGTTCAATCCGTATACTAATTTCTTGTACTGCTACTGCTGATGAAGTACTATTTCTAGCTACTTGAGGGTTTGAAATTGTAGTTGTAGTTGAAATAGAACTACCACCATTGACAATTTTTTGACAAGTTTCAATGAGGCAGTGTCTACAAGTAGGGCAAGAAGAGTGTGAATTGAGCCATTTATCGATACACTTGACGTGAAACCCATGGTTGCACTTGGGCAAAACCCTAACTTTCTCTCCAGCTACGAATTCTGATAAGCAAATGATACATTCAGAGTCGAGGCCTGGATGTTTCAACTCAGTAGTATATGTTATAATTGGGAACATCTTGAGGGCTTTTTTCTTGATCCCATTATTTTTCAGCTTCGTTGCTGAAAGGTTTGTAGGGATTGAGGATGAGTCTGATGCTGATACCAAGCTAGTGCATCTTAGCGCACATCTTATGATTGAATTCAAGCCAAGTGAACAAATTAAAGCACATAATAGTACTGATAGTACCATCACAACATGTGCATCAAATGTATTGGCGGTGTCCCCTTGTGATAGATCTGTTGGTGCCAGGGTGGTATCAGGGTGGTATTGTGGGGTGGCTGCTAGAAGTAGTCTTCTTGAATAGTGGAAATTCTCCATGAATTCTTGAGTTAATAAAGTGGAAGTTATAGTTGccatgtttgtttgtttttgttgttattgagAGTGTTTGTGTGTGTTTTTTCTTTCAAGTGTTGCTTTGTTTGTTGGGATTGAATGAATGTTGTAATTGGCAGTTGCTTAGGACAAATTTATAGGGCAAGAAGATGTACTTTATGGGTCAATAATGACagaataattattataattgcTAAGTTTATTTTCCTTAATTAAACAATACTTCAAAGACTTTTCAACCTATGTTTTTAATCAACTAGCTTTATTTCTAACCACTACAAATACCCACAAGTGGTATTTTTAAAAGAAGCGGTGGAGCCCTATACTCTGTTAGTATCTTATTCTTCAATTCTCAGTGCTATTTGGTATTTCACTTGCTTTGTATATTTTGCTATTATGTTGTTATTA
This Solanum dulcamara chromosome 1, daSolDulc1.2, whole genome shotgun sequence DNA region includes the following protein-coding sequences:
- the LOC129886926 gene encoding RING-H2 finger protein ATL78-like translates to MATITSTLLTQEFMENFHYSRRLLLAATPQYHPDTTLAPTDLSQGDTANTFDAHVVMVLSVLLCALICSLGLNSIIRCALRCTSLVSASDSSSIPTNLSATKLKNNGIKKKALKMFPIITYTTELKHPGLDSECIICLSEFVAGEKVRVLPKCNHGFHVKCIDKWLNSHSSCPTCRHCLIETCQKIVNGGSSISTTTTISNPQVARNSTSSAVAVQEISIRIEPLQREGVISSIN